From Streptomyces sp. NBC_00683, one genomic window encodes:
- a CDS encoding D-alanyl-D-alanine carboxypeptidase family protein, with translation MKIGLRGINRATVAATAVLTAGAVLTGGAFASTAQAATPPTPTITAKGGFVMDNGTARALYSKTADTRRSTGSTTKIMTAKVVLGQKNLNLDAKVTIQKAYSDYIVSKTASSARLIVGDKVTVRQLLYGLMLPSGCDAAYALADKFGTGTTRAARVKSFIGKMNADAKALGLKNTHFDSFDGISSGSNYSTPRDLTKIASGAMKNSTFRAIVKTKSTKQKVTTKSGGYRYMSWSNTNTLLGSYTGAIGVKTGSGPTAKYCLVFAATRNGRTVIGTVLTATSSTTRTADAKKLLDYGFKK, from the coding sequence TTGAAAATTGGTCTTAGGGGCATAAATCGCGCAACCGTTGCCGCCACCGCGGTCCTCACCGCGGGCGCCGTCCTCACGGGCGGTGCGTTCGCCTCCACGGCGCAGGCAGCGACTCCGCCCACGCCCACGATCACGGCCAAGGGCGGCTTCGTGATGGACAACGGCACCGCGAGGGCGCTCTACAGCAAAACCGCGGACACCCGCCGTTCCACCGGCTCCACCACGAAAATAATGACCGCCAAGGTGGTGCTGGGCCAGAAGAACCTGAACCTGGACGCCAAGGTCACGATCCAGAAGGCCTACAGCGACTACATCGTCTCCAAGACCGCCTCGTCGGCCCGGCTGATCGTCGGCGACAAGGTGACGGTCCGCCAGCTCCTCTACGGGCTGATGCTGCCGTCCGGCTGTGACGCGGCGTACGCCCTGGCCGACAAGTTCGGCACCGGCACCACCCGCGCGGCGAGGGTCAAGTCCTTCATCGGCAAGATGAACGCCGACGCGAAGGCTCTCGGCCTGAAGAACACCCACTTCGACTCGTTCGACGGCATCAGCAGCGGATCGAACTACTCGACGCCCCGTGATCTGACGAAGATCGCCAGCGGTGCGATGAAGAACTCCACGTTCCGCGCCATCGTGAAGACGAAGTCGACGAAGCAGAAGGTCACGACGAAGAGCGGCGGCTACCGCTACATGTCGTGGTCCAACACCAACACCCTGCTCGGCAGCTACACCGGCGCCATCGGTGTGAAGACCGGCTCCGGGCCGACGGCCAAGTACTGCCTGGTCTTCGCCGCGACCCGTAACGGCAGGACCGTCATCGGCACCGTTCTCACCGCGACGTCCTCGACCACCCGGACCGCGGACGCCAAGAAGCTCCTGGACTACGGCTTCAAGAAGTAG
- a CDS encoding MFS transporter, translating into MTSGVPTLPLPGDPPGGRRAARIWGIGVAVYFVAIIFRTSLGVAGLDAADRFDVNASALSTFSILQLLVYAGMQIPVGLMVDRLGTKKVLTIGAVLFTLGQLGFALSPSYGMALASRALLGCGDAMTFISVLRLGARWFPARRGPMIGQVAALFGMAGNLVSTLFIARALHGFGWTTTFVGSSVAGVVVLVLLMLFLKDHPEGHEPPPAEHAGAAYVRRQIAAAWREPGTRLGMWVHFTTQFPAMVFLLLWGMPFLVEAQGLSRGTAGELLTLVVLSNMVVGLVYGQIIARHHAARAPLALGTVAVTALLWAATILHPGDHAPMWLLVTLCVVLGSCGPASMIGFDFARPANPPERQGTASGIVNMGGFVASMTTLFAVGVLLDATGDNYRVAFASVFVLEVVGVLQILRLHASATHRERDHHVVSRVEAVHVPA; encoded by the coding sequence GTGACGTCCGGCGTCCCCACCCTCCCCCTGCCCGGCGATCCGCCCGGCGGCCGGCGTGCCGCCCGGATCTGGGGCATCGGGGTGGCCGTCTACTTCGTGGCCATCATCTTCCGTACGAGTCTGGGTGTCGCGGGGCTCGACGCCGCCGACCGGTTCGACGTCAACGCCTCGGCGCTGTCGACGTTCTCCATCCTCCAACTGCTCGTCTACGCGGGCATGCAGATACCTGTCGGTCTGATGGTCGACCGGCTCGGCACCAAGAAGGTCCTCACCATCGGGGCGGTGCTCTTCACCCTGGGACAGCTCGGCTTCGCGCTCTCCCCCTCGTACGGAATGGCGCTCGCCTCCCGAGCCCTGCTCGGCTGCGGCGACGCGATGACGTTCATCAGCGTGCTGCGCCTCGGTGCCCGCTGGTTCCCCGCCCGGCGAGGGCCGATGATCGGTCAGGTCGCCGCGCTGTTCGGAATGGCGGGCAACCTCGTCTCGACCCTCTTCATCGCCCGTGCGCTGCACGGCTTCGGCTGGACCACGACCTTCGTGGGCAGTTCGGTCGCCGGTGTCGTGGTGCTGGTGCTGCTGATGCTCTTCCTGAAGGACCACCCCGAGGGCCACGAGCCGCCGCCCGCCGAGCACGCGGGCGCCGCGTACGTGCGCCGGCAGATCGCCGCCGCGTGGCGGGAGCCGGGTACCCGTCTCGGCATGTGGGTGCACTTCACCACCCAGTTCCCCGCGATGGTCTTCCTGCTGCTGTGGGGCATGCCGTTCCTGGTGGAGGCGCAGGGGCTGAGCAGGGGCACCGCCGGTGAACTGCTCACCCTGGTGGTGCTCTCCAACATGGTGGTGGGGCTCGTCTACGGGCAGATCATCGCCCGGCACCATGCGGCGCGCGCCCCGCTGGCCCTCGGTACCGTCGCGGTGACCGCGCTCCTCTGGGCGGCCACGATCCTCCACCCCGGTGACCACGCTCCGATGTGGCTGCTGGTCACCCTGTGCGTGGTGCTGGGCTCCTGCGGACCCGCGTCGATGATCGGCTTCGACTTCGCCCGGCCCGCCAATCCGCCGGAGCGCCAGGGCACCGCTTCGGGCATCGTCAACATGGGCGGCTTCGTCGCCTCGATGACCACGCTGTTCGCGGTCGGCGTGCTGCTGGACGCGACCGGTGACAACTACCGCGTCGCGTTCGCCTCGGTCTTCGTCCTGGAGGTGGTCGGGGTGCTGCAGATCCTGCGGCTGCACGCGAGTGCCACGCACAGGGAACGCGACCATCACGTGGTCAGCCGGGTGGAAGCCGTGCACGTACCCGCGTGA
- a CDS encoding GntR family transcriptional regulator, protein MPAAPPAPVKQPPAAERVYTHIKEAVLDRRYEGGTLLTEGDLADAVGVSRTPVREALLRLEVEGLIKLYPKKGALVLAVSAQEIADVVETRLLVEEFAARKAVPAPAQLIARLEQLLEEQRQLAEEGDLAAVAVKDRCFHAEIVRNAGNEILSRLYDQLRDRQLRMGVAVMEAHPGRIAANITEHGELLDAIRAGDAEGAAQVVRRHVSRVKVLVRGDDR, encoded by the coding sequence ATGCCTGCCGCACCCCCTGCCCCCGTCAAGCAGCCCCCCGCCGCCGAGCGTGTGTACACGCACATCAAGGAGGCGGTCCTGGACCGTCGTTACGAGGGCGGCACGCTCCTCACCGAGGGCGACCTGGCGGATGCCGTGGGCGTGTCCCGCACGCCCGTGCGGGAGGCGCTCCTGCGCCTCGAGGTCGAAGGGCTGATCAAGCTCTACCCGAAGAAGGGCGCCCTGGTGCTCGCCGTCTCCGCGCAGGAAATCGCGGACGTCGTGGAGACCCGGCTGCTCGTCGAGGAGTTCGCCGCCCGCAAGGCCGTCCCCGCCCCGGCGCAGCTGATCGCCCGGCTCGAACAGCTGCTGGAGGAACAGCGGCAGCTGGCCGAGGAGGGGGATCTGGCCGCCGTAGCGGTCAAGGACCGCTGTTTCCACGCCGAGATCGTGCGGAACGCGGGCAACGAGATCCTCTCGCGCCTCTACGACCAGCTGCGCGATCGGCAACTGCGTATGGGTGTCGCCGTGATGGAGGCGCACCCCGGCAGGATCGCCGCGAACATCACCGAGCACGGCGAGCTGCTGGACGCCATCAGGGCCGGTGACGCGGAAGGCGCCGCGCAGGTCGTGCGCCGCCATGTCAGCCGGGTCAAGGTGCTGGTCAGGGGTGATGACCGGTGA
- a CDS encoding maleylpyruvate isomerase family mycothiol-dependent enzyme, whose amino-acid sequence MTVHPSLQTYADAWTQSVESIAELVKPLAEGEWNRRTPCPGWSVRDIVSHVIGMECEQLGDPRPIHTLPRDLYHVHNDHQRYMEMQVDVRRHHTAPEMTSELEYTLIRRMRQLRNETRAPETMVRAPLGAEQTLELALHMRAFDVWVHEQDLRTTLGQPGNMDSPGALITRDTLLAALPDVVAKDAGAPPNSAVVFDVHGPVEFLRTVRVDGDGRGSVDGAPSLGPAATLSMDWETYYRLACGRVRPQAVEDRIKVDGDQDLAASILRNFVVTS is encoded by the coding sequence ACCTACGCCGATGCCTGGACCCAATCCGTCGAGTCGATAGCCGAGCTGGTGAAGCCGCTCGCCGAGGGGGAGTGGAACCGCCGTACCCCCTGCCCGGGCTGGTCGGTGCGCGACATCGTCTCGCACGTCATCGGCATGGAGTGCGAGCAACTCGGCGATCCGCGCCCGATCCACACACTGCCGCGCGACCTCTACCACGTGCACAACGACCACCAGCGGTACATGGAGATGCAGGTCGACGTACGGCGCCACCACACGGCGCCGGAGATGACCTCCGAGCTGGAGTACACGCTCATCCGGCGCATGCGTCAGCTGCGCAACGAGACACGGGCGCCCGAGACGATGGTGCGGGCACCGCTGGGCGCCGAGCAGACGCTGGAACTGGCACTGCACATGCGGGCCTTCGACGTCTGGGTCCACGAGCAGGACCTGCGTACGACGCTGGGCCAGCCCGGCAACATGGACTCCCCCGGCGCCCTGATCACCCGGGACACCCTCCTGGCCGCGCTGCCCGATGTGGTCGCCAAGGACGCGGGCGCACCGCCCAATTCGGCGGTGGTGTTCGATGTGCACGGCCCCGTGGAGTTCCTGCGCACGGTCCGCGTCGACGGGGACGGACGCGGTTCGGTCGACGGTGCGCCGTCACTGGGCCCCGCGGCGACCCTGTCGATGGACTGGGAGACGTACTACCGCCTGGCCTGCGGCCGGGTGCGCCCGCAGGCGGTCGAGGACCGGATCAAGGTCGACGGCGACCAGGACCTCGCGGCGAGCATCCTGCGGAACTTCGTCGTGACGTCGTAG